The Homo sapiens chromosome 5, GRCh38.p14 Primary Assembly genome includes a window with the following:
- the BTNL9 gene encoding butyrophilin-like protein 9 isoform X6: MEIRWFRSQTFNVVHLYQEQQELPGRQMPAFRNRTKLVKDDIAYGSVVLQLHSIIPSDKGTYGCRFHSDNFSGEALWELEVAGLGSDPHLSLEGFKEGGIQLRLRSSGWYPKPKVQWRDHQGQCLPPEFEAIVWDAQDLFSLETSVVVRAGALSNVSVSIQNLLLSQKKELVVQIADVFVPGASAWKSAFVATLPLLLVLAALALGVLRKQRRSREKLRKQAEKRQEKLTAELEKLQTELDWRRAEGQAEWRAAQKYAEKREVCPPWGRHGRGPDRPGRALTLWLCAVDVTLDPASAHPSLEVSEDGKSVSSRGAPPGPAPGHPQRFSEQTCALSLERFSAGRHYWEVHVGRRSRWFLGACLAAVPRAGPARLSPAAGYWVLGLWNGCEYFVLAPHRVALTLRVPPRRLGVFLDYEAGELSFFNVSDGSHIFTFHDTFSGALCAYFRPRAHDGGEHPDPLTICPLPVRGTGVPEENDSDTWLQPYEPADPALDWW, translated from the exons ATGGAGATCCGCTGGTTCCGGAGTCAGACCTTCAATGTGGTACACCTGTACCAGGAGCAGCAGGAGCTCCCTGGCAGGCAGATGCCGGCGTTCCGGAACAGGACCAAGTTGGTCAAGGACGACATCGCCTATGGCAGCGTGGTCCTGCAGCTTCACAGCATCATCCCCTCTGACAAGGGCACATATGGCTGCCGCTTCCACTCCGACAACTTCTCTGGCGAAGCTCTCTGGGAACTGGAGGTAGCAG gGCTGGGCTCAGACCCTCACCTCTCCCTTGAGGGCTTCAAGGAAGGAGGCATTCAGCTGAGGCTCAGATCCAGTGGCTGGTACCCCAAGCCTAAGGTTCAGTGGAGAGACCACCAGGGACAGTGCCTGCCTCCAGAGTTTGAAGCCATCGTCTGGGATGCCCAGGACCTGTTCAGTCTGGAAACATCTGTGGTTGTCCGAGCGGGAGCCCTCAGCAATGTGTCCGTCTCCATCCAGAATCTCCTCTTGAGCCAGAAGAAAGAGTTGGTGGTCCAGATAGCAG ACGTGTTCGTACCCGGAGCCTCTGCGTGGAAGAGCGCGTTCGTCGCGACCCTGCCGCTGCTGTTGGTCCTCGCGGCGCTGGCGCTGGGCGTCCTCCGGAAGCAGCGGAGAAGCCGAG AAAAGCTGAGGAAGCAGGCGGAGAAGAGACAAG agaaaCTCACTGCAGAGCTGG AAAAGCTTCAGACAGAGCTTG ACTGGAGACGGGCTGAAGGCCAGGCTG AGTGGAGAGCAGCCCAAAAATATGCAG AGAAACGAGAGGTTTGTCCGCCTTGGGGAAGACACGGACGGGGCCCAGACCGTCCCGGGCGGGCACTAACGCTGTGGCTCTGCGCAGTGGATGTGACGCTGGACCCGGCCTCGGCGCACCCCAGCCTGGAGGTGTCGGAGGATGGCAAGAGCGTGTCTTCCCGCGGGGCGCCGCCAGGCCCGGCGCCTGGCCACCCGCAGCGGTTCTCGGAGCAGACGTGCGCGCTGAGCCTGGAGCGGTTCTCCGCCGGCCGCCACTACTGGGAGGTGCACGTGGGCCGCCGCAGCCGCTGGTTCCTGGGCGCCTGCCTGGCCGCGGTGCCGCGCGCGGGGCCTGCGCGCCTGAGCCCTGCGGCCGGCTACTGGGTGCTGGGGCTGTGGAACGGCTGCGAGTACTTCGTCCTGGCCCCGCACCGCGTCGCGCTCACCCTGCGCGTGCCCCCGCGGCGCCTGGGCGTCTTCCTGGACTACGAGGCCGGAGAGCTGTCCTTCTTCAACGTGTCCGACGGCTCCCACATCTTCACCTTCCACGACACCTTCTCGGGCGCGCTCTGTGCGTACTTCAGGCCCAGGGCCCACGACGGCGGCGAACATCCGGATCCCCTGACCATCTGCCCGCTGCCGGTTAGAGGGACGGGCGTCCCCGAAGAGAACGACAGTGACACCTGGCTACAGCCCTATGAGCCCGCGGACCCCGCCCTGGACTGGTGGTGA
- the BTNL9 gene encoding butyrophilin-like protein 9 isoform X4 — MVDLSVSPDSLKPVSLTSSLVFLMHLLLLQPGEPSSEVKVLGPEYPILALVGEEVEFPCHLWPQLDAQQMEIRWFRSQTFNVVHLYQEQQELPGRQMPAFRNRTKLVKDDIAYGSVVLQLHSIIPSDKGTYGCRFHSDNFSGEALWELEVAGLGSDPHLSLEGFKEGGIQLRLRSSGWYPKPKVQWRDHQGQCLPPEFEAIVWDAQDLFSLETSVVVRAGALSNVSVSIQNLLLSQKKELVVQIADVFVPGASAWKSAFVATLPLLLVLAALALGVLRKQRRSREKLRKQAEKRQEKLTAELDWRRAEGQAEWRAAQKYAVDVTLDPASAHPSLEVSEDGKSVSSRGAPPGPAPGHPQRFSEQTCALSLERFSAGRHYWEVHVGRRSRWFLGACLAAVPRAGPARLSPAAGYWVLGLWNGCEYFVLAPHRVALTLRVPPRRLGVFLDYEAGELSFFNVSDGSHIFTFHDTFSGALCAYFRPRAHDGGEHPDPLTICPLPVRGTGVPEENDSDTWLQPYEPADPALDWW, encoded by the exons ATGGTGGACCTCTCAGTCTCCCCAGACTCCTTGAAGCCAGTATCGCTGACCAGCAGTCTTGTCTTCCTCAtgcacctcctcctccttcagcctggGGAGCCGAGCTCAG AGGTCAAGGTGCTAGGCCCTGAGTATCCCATCCTGGCCCTCGTCGGGGAGGAGGTGGAGTTCCCGTGCCACCTATGGCCACAGCTGGATGCCCAGCAAATGGAGATCCGCTGGTTCCGGAGTCAGACCTTCAATGTGGTACACCTGTACCAGGAGCAGCAGGAGCTCCCTGGCAGGCAGATGCCGGCGTTCCGGAACAGGACCAAGTTGGTCAAGGACGACATCGCCTATGGCAGCGTGGTCCTGCAGCTTCACAGCATCATCCCCTCTGACAAGGGCACATATGGCTGCCGCTTCCACTCCGACAACTTCTCTGGCGAAGCTCTCTGGGAACTGGAGGTAGCAG gGCTGGGCTCAGACCCTCACCTCTCCCTTGAGGGCTTCAAGGAAGGAGGCATTCAGCTGAGGCTCAGATCCAGTGGCTGGTACCCCAAGCCTAAGGTTCAGTGGAGAGACCACCAGGGACAGTGCCTGCCTCCAGAGTTTGAAGCCATCGTCTGGGATGCCCAGGACCTGTTCAGTCTGGAAACATCTGTGGTTGTCCGAGCGGGAGCCCTCAGCAATGTGTCCGTCTCCATCCAGAATCTCCTCTTGAGCCAGAAGAAAGAGTTGGTGGTCCAGATAGCAG ACGTGTTCGTACCCGGAGCCTCTGCGTGGAAGAGCGCGTTCGTCGCGACCCTGCCGCTGCTGTTGGTCCTCGCGGCGCTGGCGCTGGGCGTCCTCCGGAAGCAGCGGAGAAGCCGAG AAAAGCTGAGGAAGCAGGCGGAGAAGAGACAAG agaaaCTCACTGCAGAGCTGG ACTGGAGACGGGCTGAAGGCCAGGCTG AGTGGAGAGCAGCCCAAAAATATGCAG TGGATGTGACGCTGGACCCGGCCTCGGCGCACCCCAGCCTGGAGGTGTCGGAGGATGGCAAGAGCGTGTCTTCCCGCGGGGCGCCGCCAGGCCCGGCGCCTGGCCACCCGCAGCGGTTCTCGGAGCAGACGTGCGCGCTGAGCCTGGAGCGGTTCTCCGCCGGCCGCCACTACTGGGAGGTGCACGTGGGCCGCCGCAGCCGCTGGTTCCTGGGCGCCTGCCTGGCCGCGGTGCCGCGCGCGGGGCCTGCGCGCCTGAGCCCTGCGGCCGGCTACTGGGTGCTGGGGCTGTGGAACGGCTGCGAGTACTTCGTCCTGGCCCCGCACCGCGTCGCGCTCACCCTGCGCGTGCCCCCGCGGCGCCTGGGCGTCTTCCTGGACTACGAGGCCGGAGAGCTGTCCTTCTTCAACGTGTCCGACGGCTCCCACATCTTCACCTTCCACGACACCTTCTCGGGCGCGCTCTGTGCGTACTTCAGGCCCAGGGCCCACGACGGCGGCGAACATCCGGATCCCCTGACCATCTGCCCGCTGCCGGTTAGAGGGACGGGCGTCCCCGAAGAGAACGACAGTGACACCTGGCTACAGCCCTATGAGCCCGCGGACCCCGCCCTGGACTGGTGGTGA
- the BTNL9 gene encoding butyrophilin-like protein 9 isoform X10: MQKGSQGCALPHPLPGASLPAQPGPADHRGWECRIGEKLTAELDWRRAEGQAEWRAAQKYAVDVTLDPASAHPSLEVSEDGKSVSSRGAPPGPAPGHPQRFSEQTCALSLERFSAGRHYWEVHVGRRSRWFLGACLAAVPRAGPARLSPAAGYWVLGLWNGCEYFVLAPHRVALTLRVPPRRLGVFLDYEAGELSFFNVSDGSHIFTFHDTFSGALCAYFRPRAHDGGEHPDPLTICPLPVRGTGVPEENDSDTWLQPYEPADPALDWW, from the exons ATGCAGAAGGGCAGCCAAGGGTGCGCACTTCCCCATCCCCTGCCTGGAGCCTCacttccagcccagcctgggcccgCAGACCACCGCGGGTGGGAGTGCCGCATCGGAG agaaaCTCACTGCAGAGCTGG ACTGGAGACGGGCTGAAGGCCAGGCTG AGTGGAGAGCAGCCCAAAAATATGCAG TGGATGTGACGCTGGACCCGGCCTCGGCGCACCCCAGCCTGGAGGTGTCGGAGGATGGCAAGAGCGTGTCTTCCCGCGGGGCGCCGCCAGGCCCGGCGCCTGGCCACCCGCAGCGGTTCTCGGAGCAGACGTGCGCGCTGAGCCTGGAGCGGTTCTCCGCCGGCCGCCACTACTGGGAGGTGCACGTGGGCCGCCGCAGCCGCTGGTTCCTGGGCGCCTGCCTGGCCGCGGTGCCGCGCGCGGGGCCTGCGCGCCTGAGCCCTGCGGCCGGCTACTGGGTGCTGGGGCTGTGGAACGGCTGCGAGTACTTCGTCCTGGCCCCGCACCGCGTCGCGCTCACCCTGCGCGTGCCCCCGCGGCGCCTGGGCGTCTTCCTGGACTACGAGGCCGGAGAGCTGTCCTTCTTCAACGTGTCCGACGGCTCCCACATCTTCACCTTCCACGACACCTTCTCGGGCGCGCTCTGTGCGTACTTCAGGCCCAGGGCCCACGACGGCGGCGAACATCCGGATCCCCTGACCATCTGCCCGCTGCCGGTTAGAGGGACGGGCGTCCCCGAAGAGAACGACAGTGACACCTGGCTACAGCCCTATGAGCCCGCGGACCCCGCCCTGGACTGGTGGTGA
- the BTNL9 gene encoding butyrophilin-like protein 9 isoform X9: MQKGSQGCALPHPLPGASLPAQPGPADHRGWECRIGEKLTAELEKLQTELDWRRAEGQAEWRAAQKYAEKREVCPPWGRHGRGPDRPGRALTLWLCAVDVTLDPASAHPSLEVSEDGKSVSSRGAPPGPAPGHPQRFSEQTCALSLERFSAGRHYWEVHVGRRSRWFLGACLAAVPRAGPARLSPAAGYWVLGLWNGCEYFVLAPHRVALTLRVPPRRLGVFLDYEAGELSFFNVSDGSHIFTFHDTFSGALCAYFRPRAHDGGEHPDPLTICPLPVRGTGVPEENDSDTWLQPYEPADPALDWW; the protein is encoded by the exons ATGCAGAAGGGCAGCCAAGGGTGCGCACTTCCCCATCCCCTGCCTGGAGCCTCacttccagcccagcctgggcccgCAGACCACCGCGGGTGGGAGTGCCGCATCGGAG agaaaCTCACTGCAGAGCTGG AAAAGCTTCAGACAGAGCTTG ACTGGAGACGGGCTGAAGGCCAGGCTG AGTGGAGAGCAGCCCAAAAATATGCAG AGAAACGAGAGGTTTGTCCGCCTTGGGGAAGACACGGACGGGGCCCAGACCGTCCCGGGCGGGCACTAACGCTGTGGCTCTGCGCAGTGGATGTGACGCTGGACCCGGCCTCGGCGCACCCCAGCCTGGAGGTGTCGGAGGATGGCAAGAGCGTGTCTTCCCGCGGGGCGCCGCCAGGCCCGGCGCCTGGCCACCCGCAGCGGTTCTCGGAGCAGACGTGCGCGCTGAGCCTGGAGCGGTTCTCCGCCGGCCGCCACTACTGGGAGGTGCACGTGGGCCGCCGCAGCCGCTGGTTCCTGGGCGCCTGCCTGGCCGCGGTGCCGCGCGCGGGGCCTGCGCGCCTGAGCCCTGCGGCCGGCTACTGGGTGCTGGGGCTGTGGAACGGCTGCGAGTACTTCGTCCTGGCCCCGCACCGCGTCGCGCTCACCCTGCGCGTGCCCCCGCGGCGCCTGGGCGTCTTCCTGGACTACGAGGCCGGAGAGCTGTCCTTCTTCAACGTGTCCGACGGCTCCCACATCTTCACCTTCCACGACACCTTCTCGGGCGCGCTCTGTGCGTACTTCAGGCCCAGGGCCCACGACGGCGGCGAACATCCGGATCCCCTGACCATCTGCCCGCTGCCGGTTAGAGGGACGGGCGTCCCCGAAGAGAACGACAGTGACACCTGGCTACAGCCCTATGAGCCCGCGGACCCCGCCCTGGACTGGTGGTGA